A genomic window from Stigmatopora argus isolate UIUO_Sarg chromosome 13, RoL_Sarg_1.0, whole genome shotgun sequence includes:
- the lrrfip1a gene encoding uncharacterized protein lrrfip1a isoform X17 gives MGTQGAGRKRNSKKEKSTAEDDALNLIAREAEARLAAKRAARAEAREIRMRELERQQKEVEDRDYLERGSRSASALTASTLTSLGGSSSRRGSVETAITLDAETASREIKDALTEVEEKYRKAMVSNAQLDNEKNNLMYQVDTLKDSLTELEELLSESRREYEEKVKEFEREKHAHSVLQFQFNEMKETLKQSEELLNKHGIVLGPDLSINGDADVTEVERIGGDADPQPPQGSPTSTSEGNNMLGSSEETPLRSSGKEEMDQERDPDLFEERQTSQQSTNRLSYTDDVSGPIQENDSSLSQGLQTELTVTKAIDETVLCALSQGTTATNPVETVTQVNSDLEERDTNDGDFKEYCTDIKKETPLCAPAVKAAESDLKNDMKDHETSCQLYFNKSGSYPEEEMQDSELVLPQDVGNDSQPCFHSDVNELESCPEDLKISEPQPNGVLKDPNPGLQEMIDFELHNQDENIIDTELHQHVAAKDLQVHVNDFEPCSKDAKDPESSPQVDVTDSEAPQDSIQDVKHSQSCPQVVEKNIHDLELCQRVQVVKDSEPCPQGEDPESNAELRHKIAEGSCNEAEKILTKPLSKSANAAGKKKKKKKRGKRKDGSIQQTPQNDKKAENVGDEKTIKKASKEAASGIKKKSAAKRGTDGPTIELLVDSDVGQVGAVEDTESSNVAKDTKMDHTFSMHEQNLDLEAGNVQILEQVTSVDTYALNLPLIQTKTDHDADEKKVALESVEVHEGFIPCSEPVISHSGTDIILDSESHEKDSILDDVTTKEVQGLDHILSLGLVHEDPTISENTMFTKEATAELDVEKCHLEHSEKQNEISVAPTKVVDDSPEALPSELSTDVNSDTLVGLSEKDLEEKPLINQEYKELEEKCASNEELLILVKPENSCDFNTEQILEESRDEPVDERSLLCEKQVVGDDLDSDVQGRDSDEAKCMVSNGEMITAEAPKELEKSHGHQEVPGIDTNIGEDVKEKEQSLDLDDREMDTTVEKQINENLEKQEVQVGADDERNIDITSAPENLNDEEVRIHVATPDTEHEQVTLVDTESTPEHLGTVNDGLVNHPSDQEVTSEDIYQQGSEEDLDEEDEKGQSFDFDDMDIDAAVEIQTVENPAAGSVEVGGEEVDSNQPVATPDKCEQNILGESSPAYLETVNDTEEQNYISKDQEAYNTGLSETAEDQPPSGTTSLEVSDAVEEPKDLRSTQSNGDTPPSGRDRKKNGKKGKSKGKDDCKMA, from the exons ATGGGCACCCAGGGCGCAGGACGCAAAAGAAACAGCAAGAAAGAGAAATCCACGGCCGAGGATGATGCCCTCAATCTCATTGCCAGAGAG gccGAGGCCCGACTGGCAGCGAAAAGGGCAGCGAGGGCAGAAGCCAGAGAGATTCGCATGCGGGAACTTGAGAGGCAACAAAAAGag GTAGAAGACAGGGATTATCTTGAGAGA GGTTCTCGATCGGCTTCTGCATTAACAGCATCCACTCTCACCTCCCTTGGTGGGAGTTCCTCACGGAGAGGGAGCGTAGAGACCGCTATCACTCTAGATGCCGAAACTGCCTCGAGAGAAATCAAG gACGCATTAACAGAGGTGGAGGAAAAGTATCGGAAGGCCATGGTCTCCAACGCCCAGCTGGACAATGAAAAGAACAACCTGATGTACCAGGTGGACACTCTCAAAGACTCGCTGACAGAACTTGAAGAACTGCTGTCCGAGTCAAGGCGGGAGTACGAGGAGAAGGTCAAG GAATTTGAACGAGAGAAACATGCCCACAGTGTTCTTCAGTTCCAGTTCAATGAAATGAAAGAGACACTGAAACAAAGCGAGGAGCTGCTAAAT AAACACGGAATAGTACTGGGACCTGATCTGAGCATCAACGGCGATGCTGATGTAACTGAAGTAGAAAGAATCGGCGGGGACGCCGATCCCCAGCCACCTCAGGGTTCGCCGACCTCAACGTCAGAAGGCAACAACATGCTCG GAAGCTCAGAGGAGACTCCTTTGAGAAGTAGTGGAAAGGAAGAAATGGATCAAGAACGGGATCCAGACCTTTTTGAGGAAAGGCAGACGAGTCAACAGAGCACCAATAGGTTATCATATACTGACGATGTCTCGGGGCCCATTCAAGAAAATGACAGTAGTCTTAGCCAAGGCTTGCAGACTGAATTGACAGTTACAAAAGCCATAGATGAAACTGTTCTTTGTGCCCTATCTCAAGGAACTACTGCAACAAATCCAGTCGAAACGGTTACACAAGTCAACTCTGATTTAGAGGAGAGAGACACTAATGATGGTGATTTTAAAGAATATTGTACTGATATCAAAAAGGAAACACCCCTGTGTGCACCAGCTGTCAAAGCAGCAGAATCCGATCTAAAAAATGATATGAAAGACCATGAAACAAGTTGCCAATTATACTTCAATAAATCTGGATCATATCCTGAAGAAGAAATGCAAGATTCTGAATTAGTTCTCCCACAAGATGTTGGTAATGATTCGCAACCATGTTTCCATAGTGATGTGAATGAATTAGAATCTTGTCCAGAAGATCTAAAAATCTCTGAACCGCAGCCCAATGGAGTTCTCAAAGATCCAAATCCTGGTCTCCAAGAAATGATAGATTTCGAATTGCATAACCAAGATGAAAACATAATAGATACCGAATTACATCAGCATGTAGCTGCCAAAGATCTCCAAGTCCATGTCAATGATTTTGAACCATGTTCCAAAGATGCAAAAGATCCAGAATCAAGTCCACAAGTTGATGTGACAGATTCTGAGGCACCCCAAGACAGCATACAGGACGTAAAACATTCTCAATCGTGTCCCCAAgtggtagaaaaaaatatacacgaTTTGGAATTATGTCAGCGTGTACAAGTTGTCAAAGATTCTGAACCATGCCCGCAAGGAGAGGATCCCGAGTCCAATGCTGAACTGCGGCATAAAATTGCTGAGGGAAGCTGTAATGAGGCAGAAAAAATATTAACCAAGCCTTTGTCTAAGAGTGCTAATGCAgcagggaaaaagaaaaaaaagaagaaaagaggcAAAAGGAAAGACGGCTCCATTCAACAAACTcctcaaaatgacaaaaaagcggAAAATGTGGGAGATGAGAAAACAATTAAGAAAGCAAGCAAAGAAGCAGCttcaggaattaaaaaaaagtctgccgCAAAACGTGGGACTGACGGTCCCACCATTGAACTCCTCGTGGACTCAGATGTGGGTCAAGTTGGCGCAGTGGAAGACACTGAAAGTTCAAATGTTGCCAAAGACACCAAGATGGATCATACGTTCAGTATGCATGAGCAAAACTTAGACTTGGAAGCTGGAAATGTTCAGATACTGGAACAGGTGACCTCTGTTGATACATACGCTCTCAATTTACCGCTCATTCAGACAAAAACAGATCACGATGCAGATGAGAAAAAAGTAGCTTTGGAATCTGTTGAAGTTCATGAAGGATTTATTCCGTGTTCTGAGCCAGTGATCAGTCACAGTGGAACTGATATCATATTGGACTCTGAAAGTCATGAAAAAGACTCCATTTTAGACGACGTTACTACCAAAGAAGTCCAAGGCCTGGATCATATACTTTCATTAGGTCTTGTCCATGAAGACCCAACAATTTCTGAAAACACAATGTTTACGAAAGAAGCCACAGCCGAATTAGatgttgaaaaatgtcatttggaaCATTCTGAAAAGCAGAATGAAATATCTGTGGCTCCTACCAAAGTCGTTGATGACAGCCCGGAGGCTTTACCGTCTGAACTATCTACTGATGTGAATTCTGACACTCTCGTTGGGTTGTCTGAGAAGGATCTTGAAGAGAAACCCTTGATAAATCAAGAGTATAAAGAGCTTGAAGAAAAGTGTGCAAGCAATGAAGAATTGCTCATTTTGGTCAAGCCAGAGAACTCTTGTGACTTCAACACAGAGCAGATTCTCGAAGAGAGCCGGGACGAACCAGTTGATGAAAGATCTTTACTGTGTGAGAAGCAGGTTGTAGGAGATGACTTGGACTCAGATGTGCAGGGGCGAGACTCTGACGAGGCGAAATGTATGGTGAGTAATGGAGAAATGATCACAGCAGAGGCACCTAAGGAGCTTGAAAAAAGTCACGGTCACCAGGAAGTTCCTGGTATAGACACAAACATCGGTGAGGATGTCAAGGAGAAAGAGCAGTCTTTGGATTTGGATGACCGCGAAATGGACACCACTGtggaaaaacaaatcaatgaaAATCTAGAGAAGCAGGAAGTCCAAGTGGGTGCTGATGATGAACGCAATATTGATATCACGAGTGCTCCTGAAAACCTAAATGATGAAGAAGTGCGTATTCATGTAGCCACGCCAGATACCGAACATGAACAGGTCACTTTGGTTGACACGGAATCCACACCTGAACATTTGGGAACTGTAAACGATGGGCTTGTAAACCATCCGAGTGACCAGGAAGTCACTTCTGAAGACATTTATCAACAGGGCAGCGAGGAGGATCTTGATGAAGAAGATGAGAAAGGCCAgtcttttgattttgatgaCATGGATATAGATGCAGCTGTTGAGATCCAGACTGTTGAAAATCCGGCCGCGGGTAGTGTTGAAGTGGGCGGTGAAGAAGTCGATTCAAATCAACCTGTAGCCACGCCCGATAAGTGCGAACAGAACATTTTGGGTGAATCCTCACCTGCATATCTGGAAACTGTGAATGACACCGAGGAGCAAAACTACATAAGCAAAGACCAAGAAGCTTACAATACTGGCCTTTCAGAAACCGCTGAGGACCAACCCCCTTCTGGTACCACGTCGTTAGAAGTCTCCGATGCCGTAGAAGAACCAAAAGATTTACGGTCAACCCAGAGCAATGGCGATACTCCCCCTTCTGGTAGAGACAGgaagaaaaatggcaaaaaaggcAAAAGCAAAGGCAAAGATGACTGCAAGATGGCATAG
- the lrrfip1a gene encoding uncharacterized protein lrrfip1a isoform X13: MGTQGAGRKRNSKKEKSTAEDDALNLIAREAEARLAAKRAARAEAREIRMRELERQQKEVEDRDYLERGSRSASALTASTLTSLGGSSSRRGSVETAITLDAETASREIKEIHELKDQIQDVESKYTQNLKEVKDALTEVEEKYRKAMVSNAQLDNEKNNLMYQVDTLKDSLTELEELLSESRREYEEKVKEFEREKHAHSVLQFQFNEMKETLKQSEELLNEIRQLRMKQEGFTRELADLQETVEWKDKKIGALERQKEYTDAIRNERDELREEVVKLKDILKKHGIVLGPDLSINGDADVTEVERIGGDADPQPPQGSPTSTSEGNNMLGSSEETPLRSSGKEEMDQERDPDLFEERQTSQQSTNRLSYTDDVSGPIQENDSSLSQGLQTELTVTKAIDETVLCALSQGTTATNPVETVTQVNSDLEERDTNDGDFKEYCTDIKKETPLCAPAVKAAESDLKNDMKDHETSCQLYFNKSGSYPEEEMQDSELVLPQDVGNDSQPCFHSDVNELESCPEDLKISEPQPNGVLKDPNPGLQEMIDFELHNQDENIIDTELHQHVAAKDLQVHVNDFEPCSKDAKDPESSPQVDVTDSEAPQDSIQDVKHSQSCPQVVEKNIHDLELCQRVQVVKDSEPCPQGEDPESNAELRHKIAEGSCNEAEKILTKPLSKSANAAGKKKKKKKRGKRKDGSIQQTPQNDKKAENVGDEKTIKKASKEAASGIKKKSAAKRGTDGPTIELLVDSDVGQVGAVEDTESSNVAKDTKMDHTFSMHEQNLDLEAGNVQILEQVTSVDTYALNLPLIQTKTDHDADEKKVALESVEVHEGFIPCSEPVISHSGTDIILDSESHEKDSILDDVTTKEVQGLDHILSLGLVHEDPTISENTMFTKEATAELDVEKCHLEHSEKQNEISVAPTKVVDDSPEALPSELSTDVNSDTLVGLSEKDLEEKPLINQEYKELEEKCASNEELLILVKPENSCDFNTEQILEESRDEPVDERSLLCEKQVVGDDLDSDVQGRDSDEAKCMVSNGEMITAEAPKELEKSHGHQEVPGIDTNIGEDVKEKEQSLDLDDREMDTTVEKQINENLEKQEVQVGADDERNIDITSAPENLNDEEVRIHVATPDTEHEQVTLVDTESTPEHLGTVNDGLVNHPSDQEVTSEDIYQQGSEEDLDEEDEKGQSFDFDDMDIDAAVEIQTVENPAAGSVEVGGEEVDSNQPVATPDKCEQNILGESSPAYLETVNDTEEQNYISKDQEAYNTGLSETAEDQPPSGTTSLEVSDAVEEPKDLRSTQSNGDTPPSGRDRKKNGKKGKSKGKDDCKMA; this comes from the exons ATGGGCACCCAGGGCGCAGGACGCAAAAGAAACAGCAAGAAAGAGAAATCCACGGCCGAGGATGATGCCCTCAATCTCATTGCCAGAGAG gccGAGGCCCGACTGGCAGCGAAAAGGGCAGCGAGGGCAGAAGCCAGAGAGATTCGCATGCGGGAACTTGAGAGGCAACAAAAAGag GTAGAAGACAGGGATTATCTTGAGAGA GGTTCTCGATCGGCTTCTGCATTAACAGCATCCACTCTCACCTCCCTTGGTGGGAGTTCCTCACGGAGAGGGAGCGTAGAGACCGCTATCACTCTAGATGCCGAAACTGCCTCGAGAGAAATCAAG GAAATTCATGAACTGAAGGATCAGATACAAGATGTGGAGTCCAAGTACACTCAGAACCTAAAAGAAGTCAAG gACGCATTAACAGAGGTGGAGGAAAAGTATCGGAAGGCCATGGTCTCCAACGCCCAGCTGGACAATGAAAAGAACAACCTGATGTACCAGGTGGACACTCTCAAAGACTCGCTGACAGAACTTGAAGAACTGCTGTCCGAGTCAAGGCGGGAGTACGAGGAGAAGGTCAAG GAATTTGAACGAGAGAAACATGCCCACAGTGTTCTTCAGTTCCAGTTCAATGAAATGAAAGAGACACTGAAACAAAGCGAGGAGCTGCTAAAT GAAATTCGTCAGTTGCGCATGAAACAGGAGGGTTTTACTAGGGAGTTAGCTGATCTCCAAGAGACAGTGGAGTGGAAGGATAAGAAAATCGGG GCCTTAGAGCGACAGAAAGAATACACGGATGCAATTCGAAATGAGCGAGATGAGCTCAGAGAAGAAGTGGTGAAGCTGAAAGATATTCTGAAG AAACACGGAATAGTACTGGGACCTGATCTGAGCATCAACGGCGATGCTGATGTAACTGAAGTAGAAAGAATCGGCGGGGACGCCGATCCCCAGCCACCTCAGGGTTCGCCGACCTCAACGTCAGAAGGCAACAACATGCTCG GAAGCTCAGAGGAGACTCCTTTGAGAAGTAGTGGAAAGGAAGAAATGGATCAAGAACGGGATCCAGACCTTTTTGAGGAAAGGCAGACGAGTCAACAGAGCACCAATAGGTTATCATATACTGACGATGTCTCGGGGCCCATTCAAGAAAATGACAGTAGTCTTAGCCAAGGCTTGCAGACTGAATTGACAGTTACAAAAGCCATAGATGAAACTGTTCTTTGTGCCCTATCTCAAGGAACTACTGCAACAAATCCAGTCGAAACGGTTACACAAGTCAACTCTGATTTAGAGGAGAGAGACACTAATGATGGTGATTTTAAAGAATATTGTACTGATATCAAAAAGGAAACACCCCTGTGTGCACCAGCTGTCAAAGCAGCAGAATCCGATCTAAAAAATGATATGAAAGACCATGAAACAAGTTGCCAATTATACTTCAATAAATCTGGATCATATCCTGAAGAAGAAATGCAAGATTCTGAATTAGTTCTCCCACAAGATGTTGGTAATGATTCGCAACCATGTTTCCATAGTGATGTGAATGAATTAGAATCTTGTCCAGAAGATCTAAAAATCTCTGAACCGCAGCCCAATGGAGTTCTCAAAGATCCAAATCCTGGTCTCCAAGAAATGATAGATTTCGAATTGCATAACCAAGATGAAAACATAATAGATACCGAATTACATCAGCATGTAGCTGCCAAAGATCTCCAAGTCCATGTCAATGATTTTGAACCATGTTCCAAAGATGCAAAAGATCCAGAATCAAGTCCACAAGTTGATGTGACAGATTCTGAGGCACCCCAAGACAGCATACAGGACGTAAAACATTCTCAATCGTGTCCCCAAgtggtagaaaaaaatatacacgaTTTGGAATTATGTCAGCGTGTACAAGTTGTCAAAGATTCTGAACCATGCCCGCAAGGAGAGGATCCCGAGTCCAATGCTGAACTGCGGCATAAAATTGCTGAGGGAAGCTGTAATGAGGCAGAAAAAATATTAACCAAGCCTTTGTCTAAGAGTGCTAATGCAgcagggaaaaagaaaaaaaagaagaaaagaggcAAAAGGAAAGACGGCTCCATTCAACAAACTcctcaaaatgacaaaaaagcggAAAATGTGGGAGATGAGAAAACAATTAAGAAAGCAAGCAAAGAAGCAGCttcaggaattaaaaaaaagtctgccgCAAAACGTGGGACTGACGGTCCCACCATTGAACTCCTCGTGGACTCAGATGTGGGTCAAGTTGGCGCAGTGGAAGACACTGAAAGTTCAAATGTTGCCAAAGACACCAAGATGGATCATACGTTCAGTATGCATGAGCAAAACTTAGACTTGGAAGCTGGAAATGTTCAGATACTGGAACAGGTGACCTCTGTTGATACATACGCTCTCAATTTACCGCTCATTCAGACAAAAACAGATCACGATGCAGATGAGAAAAAAGTAGCTTTGGAATCTGTTGAAGTTCATGAAGGATTTATTCCGTGTTCTGAGCCAGTGATCAGTCACAGTGGAACTGATATCATATTGGACTCTGAAAGTCATGAAAAAGACTCCATTTTAGACGACGTTACTACCAAAGAAGTCCAAGGCCTGGATCATATACTTTCATTAGGTCTTGTCCATGAAGACCCAACAATTTCTGAAAACACAATGTTTACGAAAGAAGCCACAGCCGAATTAGatgttgaaaaatgtcatttggaaCATTCTGAAAAGCAGAATGAAATATCTGTGGCTCCTACCAAAGTCGTTGATGACAGCCCGGAGGCTTTACCGTCTGAACTATCTACTGATGTGAATTCTGACACTCTCGTTGGGTTGTCTGAGAAGGATCTTGAAGAGAAACCCTTGATAAATCAAGAGTATAAAGAGCTTGAAGAAAAGTGTGCAAGCAATGAAGAATTGCTCATTTTGGTCAAGCCAGAGAACTCTTGTGACTTCAACACAGAGCAGATTCTCGAAGAGAGCCGGGACGAACCAGTTGATGAAAGATCTTTACTGTGTGAGAAGCAGGTTGTAGGAGATGACTTGGACTCAGATGTGCAGGGGCGAGACTCTGACGAGGCGAAATGTATGGTGAGTAATGGAGAAATGATCACAGCAGAGGCACCTAAGGAGCTTGAAAAAAGTCACGGTCACCAGGAAGTTCCTGGTATAGACACAAACATCGGTGAGGATGTCAAGGAGAAAGAGCAGTCTTTGGATTTGGATGACCGCGAAATGGACACCACTGtggaaaaacaaatcaatgaaAATCTAGAGAAGCAGGAAGTCCAAGTGGGTGCTGATGATGAACGCAATATTGATATCACGAGTGCTCCTGAAAACCTAAATGATGAAGAAGTGCGTATTCATGTAGCCACGCCAGATACCGAACATGAACAGGTCACTTTGGTTGACACGGAATCCACACCTGAACATTTGGGAACTGTAAACGATGGGCTTGTAAACCATCCGAGTGACCAGGAAGTCACTTCTGAAGACATTTATCAACAGGGCAGCGAGGAGGATCTTGATGAAGAAGATGAGAAAGGCCAgtcttttgattttgatgaCATGGATATAGATGCAGCTGTTGAGATCCAGACTGTTGAAAATCCGGCCGCGGGTAGTGTTGAAGTGGGCGGTGAAGAAGTCGATTCAAATCAACCTGTAGCCACGCCCGATAAGTGCGAACAGAACATTTTGGGTGAATCCTCACCTGCATATCTGGAAACTGTGAATGACACCGAGGAGCAAAACTACATAAGCAAAGACCAAGAAGCTTACAATACTGGCCTTTCAGAAACCGCTGAGGACCAACCCCCTTCTGGTACCACGTCGTTAGAAGTCTCCGATGCCGTAGAAGAACCAAAAGATTTACGGTCAACCCAGAGCAATGGCGATACTCCCCCTTCTGGTAGAGACAGgaagaaaaatggcaaaaaaggcAAAAGCAAAGGCAAAGATGACTGCAAGATGGCATAG